CGCAACCTCGTCAGCGACCTGATGGACACCATGCTCGACGCCCCCGGCGCGGGCCTGGCGGCGCCGCAGATCGGTGTCTCGCTGCGGGTGTTCACCTACGACGTCGACGGCACCCAGGGCCACCTGGTCAACCCGGTCATCGTGTCCAAGTCGGACGAGGAGCAGGACGGCGACGAGGGCTGCCTGTCGCTGCCGGGGCTGTCGTTCCCGCTCAAGCGGTCGGCCAACGTCGTGGCCGCGGGCTTCACGATGTACGGCGACCCGGTGACGGTCGAGGGCTCGGAGACGCTGGCGCGCTGCCTCCAGCACGAGACCGACCACCTCGACGGCGTGATCTTCATCGACCTGCTCGACCCGGAGACGAAGAAGGTCGCGATGAAGGCGATCCGCGAGGCCGAGTGGGCCGCGCCGCCGGTGGTGAAGGCGTCGCCGCACCCGATGTACGGCCTCGGTCGCTAAGGGGGCGACCCGCCGTGCGCGTCGTCTTCGCCGGCACCCCCGCCCCCGCGCTCCCGTCCCTGGACGCGCTGCACGCCTCCCGGCACGAGCTGGCCGCCGTCGTCACCCGCCCCGACGCGCCGGCCGGGCGCGGCCGGCGCGAGCAACGGTCGCCGGTCGCGGCGTGGGCGGACGAGCACGGCGTGCCGGTGCTCCAGCCGGCGACGCCGAAGGACCCGGCGTTCCAGGCGGCGTTGCGCGACCTGGCGCCGGACTGCTGCCCGGTCGTCGCGTACGGCGCGCTGGTCCCGCGCGCGCTGCTCGACCTGCCGCGCCACGGCTGGGTCAACCTGCACTTCTCGCTGCTGCCCGCCTGGCGCGGCGCGGCGCCCGTGCAGCACGCGATCCTGCACGGCGACGAGGTCACCGGCGCGAGCACGTTCGTGCTGGAGGAGGGGCTGGACACCGGGCCGGTGCTCGGCGTCGTCACCGAGCCGGTCGGCCCGCGCGACACCTCGGGCGACCTGCTCGGCCGGCTCGCCGAGTCGGGTGCGCGGCTGCTCGTCGCCACCCTCGACGGGCTGGAGGACGGCGAGCTGGCGGCGGTCCCGCAGCCGGCCGACGGCGTCTCGCTCGCGCCGAAGCTCACCCCCGACGACGTGCGCGTCGACTGGCGCGCGCCGTCGCTGCGCGTGGACCGGCTGGTCCGCGCGGCGACGCCCGCGCCCGGCGCGTGGACCACGCTCGACGGCGCCCGCGTCCGGCTCGGGCCGGTCGCGCGCACCGACGCCGAGCCGTTGCCGCCGGGCGCGCTGCGGGTGACGAAGAACGAGGTCCTCGCCGGCACCGCCGACCGCCCGGTCCGGCTCGGCGAGGTGCGCGCCGAGGGGAAGCGGCC
The sequence above is drawn from the Mycobacteriales bacterium genome and encodes:
- the fmt gene encoding methionyl-tRNA formyltransferase; the encoded protein is MRVVFAGTPAPALPSLDALHASRHELAAVVTRPDAPAGRGRREQRSPVAAWADEHGVPVLQPATPKDPAFQAALRDLAPDCCPVVAYGALVPRALLDLPRHGWVNLHFSLLPAWRGAAPVQHAILHGDEVTGASTFVLEEGLDTGPVLGVVTEPVGPRDTSGDLLGRLAESGARLLVATLDGLEDGELAAVPQPADGVSLAPKLTPDDVRVDWRAPSLRVDRLVRAATPAPGAWTTLDGARVRLGPVARTDAEPLPPGALRVTKNEVLAGTADRPVRLGEVRAEGKRPMPAADWARGLRLADGAAFA
- the def gene encoding peptide deformylase, which produces MPLQEIRKLGDPVLRTPAAPVTTFDKELRNLVSDLMDTMLDAPGAGLAAPQIGVSLRVFTYDVDGTQGHLVNPVIVSKSDEEQDGDEGCLSLPGLSFPLKRSANVVAAGFTMYGDPVTVEGSETLARCLQHETDHLDGVIFIDLLDPETKKVAMKAIREAEWAAPPVVKASPHPMYGLGR